In Deltaproteobacteria bacterium, the sequence GTAAGTGTTGTACCATAAAAATCCGAGACTTGCTCCGGCCATCGCCCCGCAAAAGATAGCCAGTTCCCCGCTCCCTGCAATGTAGGGAATCTGCAGGTAGGTTGCAATGATCTTGTGACCGGCAAAGTAGGCCACCAGAAGGTAAGTAATAGACGAAACAATTACCGGTCCAATGGCAAGACCGTCGAGACCGTCCGTCAGGTTTACCGCATTTGAAGCGCCGGTAATAACAATGACACAAAAAGGGATAAAGAAGATGCCGAGATCGATTTTTAGTTCCTTGAAGAAAGGAAAATAGAGTTCCGTTGAAAATCCCCATTTGACAAGCATATAGGAAGCGGCAATGGAGATAATCACCTGAAAACCGAATTTGTATCTGGCTTTAATCCCTTCACTCATCCTTCCCTTTACCTTGTACATGTCATCTACATAGCCGATAATGCCGAATCCGGCCGTCGTAAATATTGCCGTCCAAATATACTTATTGCCAAGATCTGCCCAGAGCAAGGTCGGCACGATCAGGGAAACCATGATGAGCGACCCTCCCATGGTAGGCGTCCCTTCCTTTTCACTGTGCCTCTCGGGTCCGTCCTTTCTCACTTTTTCACCGATCTGGTGATAGGTCAACTTTTTAATAAACCAGGGACCGGCAATAAAACTGATAATAAGGGCCGTAATAGTAGCGTAAATGGTCCTGAAAGTAATGTACTGAAAAACATTAAAAAAGGAATAATGAACATGGAGCGGATAAAGAAGGTGATAAAGCATCAGTCATCCCTCCCTTTATCATCAATATCTTCCGTAAGGGCCGCCGTAATCTCCTCCATTTTCATCCCCCGGGAGCCCTTAACGAGCAACCAGTCACCGGGGCCTGACTCATCTTTGAGGTATCTGATCAGTTCACTTTTATCGTCAAAAGCATGAACATTTTTGCTGTCCATACCACTATTTACAGCGCCTTCTGCAATTTTTTCAGCAAGGGCCCCAAATGTAACCAGCATATCTACTCCTTTTTCATGTACGTAGCGGCCAAGACGGGAATGTATTAAAGGAGCAGTTTCCCCCAATTCAAGCATATCTCCAAGAACGGCTATTTTTCTCCCGTCGGCAAGTTTTATCATCGTCTCAATGGCAGACCTTAGCGAAGGCGGATTGGCATTATAACTGTCGTTAATAATCGTAATGCCCCCTTTTGATATAATTTCCATTCTTCCCGAGTAGGACTCATACTCTTCAAGACCTTCTCTCATCTCCTCCAGCTCAAAGCCCATCGCGTAAGCAACGGTGGAGGCAGCCAGCGCATTATATAGCTGGTGAATGCCGTAAATGGGAAGCAGCACGGGAATACGTTTTTCTCCCGCTTCAAGAATAAAAAGCGTCCCTTTGCCCCACTCGACTTCAGCCTTCTCAGCCCTCACATGGGCCTTGCCGTCAAAACCGAAGGTAATCACCTCACCGCGGGCAAACTTTGCAAGCTCCATAACGGCAGGGTCGTCGGCATTGAGAATAACTTTATGTTCCCCCTCCATAGCCTCAACAAGCTCACCCTTGGCTCTTTTTATGTTTTCCACATGACCAAGCCCCTCCAGGTGAGCTTCACCAATATTAGTAATAACACCGATATCAGGTCTGGCCATGGTTGTAAGCTCGTGAATTTCACCCCGCCTGTTCATCCCCATTTCTACGACGGCAACTTCGTGGTCTGAATGGAGCTTTAAAAGCGTAAGGGGAACACCGATAAGATTATTGAGGTTCCCTTCATTTTTCAGAACTTCAAACCTTTTTTTAAGGATGGAGGCGGTAATCTCCTTGGTCGTCGTCTTGCCGTTACTTCCCGTTATAGCCACGAGAGGCACAGGGTTTTTCTGCCTGTTATGGGAAGCCAGGCGCTGAAGCGCAGCAAGGGAAGCAGCTACCTTGATGCCGACCACGCCTCCCGGAAGGCCGGGGGCAAAGATGGCCTTATCGGAAACGACACCGGCAGCGCCTTTCTCCAGTGCATCATAGACATAATCGTTTCCGTTATGATGCTCCCCCTTGATTGCCCAGAAAAGCTCACCTTCTCCAATATTCCTCGAATCAATGGAAACACCTGAAAAAAGGCTATCTCTCTGGCCATGAACCAGTTCACCACCCGTTGATTCAACAATTTCGCTCGCTGTAAATGACGGTGTCATCAGGCAATCCTCTCTACAGGGTCCTCATCACTTTTTGTCTCTGCCAAACCTTTAAAAGCCATTTGGGCCTCTTCCCTGTCATCAAAATGTATTTTTCCGTCACCCAGAATCTGGTAATCTTCATGTCCCTTACCTGCAATAAGAAGGGTATCCCCTTTTGTCATCATAAGCGCCCCTTTTCTGATAGCCGCCCGTCTGTCTGCAAAAATGGCGTACTTTTCCCCTGCCATCATCCCTGCTTCCTTGAGTCCCCTTTCAATATCCTCAATAATCCGAAAGGGATCTTCACTTCTCGGATTATCTGAAGTAACGATAGTATAATCACTTTCGGCAGCAGAGATTTTTCCCATGAGAGGCCTTTTGTCCCTGTCCCTGTCTCCTCCACAACCGAAAAGCGTAATAAGGCGCCCCTTTGTCGTACCTTTAAGGGCCTTGATAACGCGGTCCAGGGCATCCGGTGTGTGGGCATAATCGACAAAAACCCTAAGCCCCTCACAGCCGTGAGGCAGTTCAACCCTTTCGAGCCGCCCCGGTGTTTTCTCAAATGCTCTTATCCCTTTTTCTATGGCTTCTTTAGAAATACCGAGGGTAATGGCTGCACCTGCGGCGGCCATAATATTATAGAGATTGTATCTGCCGATGAGAGGGGACTCTACCTTGATTTCCCCCAAGGGAGAGGTAACGGTTCCTTTCATCCCATTTTCATTTTCCAACATTTCAACAGGCGTTATGTCTCCATCACTAAATCCGTAAGAGACCGTTCGCTTTATCTTTTCATATAATCGCGCGCCGCTGGCGTCATCAATATTTATGACGGCAACTTTATCTTCATTCCCTTCAAGAAAAAGGCGCTCCTTGCTTTTCCCGTACTCCTCCATGGAATGGTGATAATCAAGGTGATCAAGGGTCAGATTTGTAAAAACAACCGTATCAAAACAACACGCTGCCACACGGTCCTGGTCAAGGGCATGAGAAGAAACCTCCATAATGCAGTGCGTCGTCCCCCCTTCCGCCATTTCAGCCATCATCTTCTGGAGTTGAACGGCGCCGGGCGTTGTATTGGGGGCCTCCAGCACCTTTCCTGCATACCTGTAATTTACCGTGCCGATCACAGCCGGTGATAAGCCTTCGGCCCTTACAAAAGCTTCGAGAAGGTAAGTGGTTGTCGTTTTCCCGTTTGTCCCCGTAATCCCTGCAAGCTTAAACTTTTTCGAGGGCTCACCGAAAAAGAAGGAAGAAATAAAACCAAGCGCCTTTCTGCTGTCAGCAACGTGAACGACAGCAATGCGGTCTTCCAGGTATTGAGGAACAGATGAAAGGTCTTCAACAACAATCCCTTTAGCACCATTTTCAACGGCGCTCTTTATAAAATGGTGCCCATCAGCAGCAGTTCCGCAAAGGGCCACATAAAGATAGCCCTCGGCGATCTCCCTTGAATCAGCGCTGATACCACGGATCTCAACAGAGGTGTCACCTCTTACTTCCTTAACCTGACAACGGCTTATAAGCTCTCCCAGATTCATAGCAACAAGGCCTTGCCCGAAAGTGGTTTATCTGCAAGTTTTACGCGGTACCCCTCTTTTTTATTAAAGGCCTGCCCGGCCCTGGGGAACTGATCGACGACAACACCATTGCCCTCTACCACAG encodes:
- a CDS encoding UDP-N-acetylmuramoyl-tripeptide--D-alanyl-D-alanine ligase, with amino-acid sequence MTPSFTASEIVESTGGELVHGQRDSLFSGVSIDSRNIGEGELFWAIKGEHHNGNDYVYDALEKGAAGVVSDKAIFAPGLPGGVVGIKVAASLAALQRLASHNRQKNPVPLVAITGSNGKTTTKEITASILKKRFEVLKNEGNLNNLIGVPLTLLKLHSDHEVAVVEMGMNRRGEIHELTTMARPDIGVITNIGEAHLEGLGHVENIKRAKGELVEAMEGEHKVILNADDPAVMELAKFARGEVITFGFDGKAHVRAEKAEVEWGKGTLFILEAGEKRIPVLLPIYGIHQLYNALAASTVAYAMGFELEEMREGLEEYESYSGRMEIISKGGITIINDSYNANPPSLRSAIETMIKLADGRKIAVLGDMLELGETAPLIHSRLGRYVHEKGVDMLVTFGALAEKIAEGAVNSGMDSKNVHAFDDKSELIRYLKDESGPGDWLLVKGSRGMKMEEITAALTEDIDDKGRDD
- the mraY gene encoding phospho-N-acetylmuramoyl-pentapeptide-transferase, coding for MLYHLLYPLHVHYSFFNVFQYITFRTIYATITALIISFIAGPWFIKKLTYHQIGEKVRKDGPERHSEKEGTPTMGGSLIMVSLIVPTLLWADLGNKYIWTAIFTTAGFGIIGYVDDMYKVKGRMSEGIKARYKFGFQVIISIAASYMLVKWGFSTELYFPFFKELKIDLGIFFIPFCVIVITGASNAVNLTDGLDGLAIGPVIVSSITYLLVAYFAGHKIIATYLQIPYIAGSGELAIFCGAMAGASLGFLWYNTYPAQVFMGDVGSLPLGAALGILAVITKHEILLSIVGGLFVIEALSVIFQVASYKTRKKRIFLMAPIHHHFELKGWAEPKIIVRFWIISIILALVGLSTLKLR
- a CDS encoding UDP-N-acetylmuramoyl-L-alanyl-D-glutamate--2,6-diaminopimelate ligase, which produces MNLGELISRCQVKEVRGDTSVEIRGISADSREIAEGYLYVALCGTAADGHHFIKSAVENGAKGIVVEDLSSVPQYLEDRIAVVHVADSRKALGFISSFFFGEPSKKFKLAGITGTNGKTTTTYLLEAFVRAEGLSPAVIGTVNYRYAGKVLEAPNTTPGAVQLQKMMAEMAEGGTTHCIMEVSSHALDQDRVAACCFDTVVFTNLTLDHLDYHHSMEEYGKSKERLFLEGNEDKVAVINIDDASGARLYEKIKRTVSYGFSDGDITPVEMLENENGMKGTVTSPLGEIKVESPLIGRYNLYNIMAAAGAAITLGISKEAIEKGIRAFEKTPGRLERVELPHGCEGLRVFVDYAHTPDALDRVIKALKGTTKGRLITLFGCGGDRDRDKRPLMGKISAAESDYTIVTSDNPRSEDPFRIIEDIERGLKEAGMMAGEKYAIFADRRAAIRKGALMMTKGDTLLIAGKGHEDYQILGDGKIHFDDREEAQMAFKGLAETKSDEDPVERIA